A stretch of Candidatus Bathyarchaeota archaeon DNA encodes these proteins:
- a CDS encoding TIGR00296 family protein — protein sequence MGLNLDLTLEEGEYLVKLARRAIETRLKTGEAIRPSSASEKLTRRCGVFVTLNRVEDGAHILRGCIGFPYPVMPLAEAVVEAALGAAFEDPRFHPVSSDEMGHIAVEVSVLTPPETIKVEDPSEYPGKIVIGRDGLMVGRGVRRGLLLPQVAVEWGWDAEEFLTNCCLKAGLPPDAWLDKRTEVSRFQAIIFAEERPGGAVKKVSLSP from the coding sequence ATGGGGTTGAATCTTGACCTAACTCTTGAGGAAGGGGAGTACCTGGTTAAACTAGCAAGGAGGGCGATAGAGACCAGGCTGAAGACAGGGGAGGCCATAAGGCCTTCCTCAGCATCCGAGAAGCTCACCCGTCGGTGTGGCGTATTCGTAACCCTGAACAGGGTGGAGGATGGCGCCCATATCCTAAGGGGATGCATAGGTTTCCCCTATCCGGTTATGCCATTGGCGGAGGCGGTCGTAGAGGCGGCGTTGGGGGCTGCCTTCGAGGATCCGAGGTTCCATCCGGTCTCCAGCGACGAGATGGGGCATATAGCCGTGGAGGTCAGCGTCCTCACCCCACCTGAGACCATAAAGGTAGAGGATCCCTCGGAGTATCCTGGGAAGATAGTGATTGGAAGGGACGGGCTGATGGTGGGTAGGGGGGTTAGAAGGGGGCTTCTCCTCCCACAGGTGGCTGTGGAGTGGGGGTGGGACGCCGAGGAGTTCCTTACGAACTGCTGCCTAAAGGCTGGCCTACCCCCCGATGCATGGCTGGACAAGAGGACTGAGGTCTCGAGGTTCCAGGCGATAATCTTCGCAGAGGAGAGGCCTGGAGGGGCCGTCAAGAAGGTAAGCCTATCCCCCTGA
- a CDS encoding Mut7-C RNAse domain-containing protein, translated as MLGSLARWLRICGYDAEYPGNIPDEELIRLASKEGRILLTRDELLYRRAVREGLESLLVEGGSDAEMLRSVSMRFNLKLDPERSRCPICGAELKAADREAVRGKVPTRTLKAYEDFWICTSCGQVYWKGSHWKSILEMVEEATGGERP; from the coding sequence ATGTTGGGCTCCCTAGCTCGTTGGCTGAGAATATGCGGGTATGACGCCGAATATCCAGGAAACATCCCAGACGAGGAGCTGATCAGGCTTGCATCAAAAGAGGGAAGGATCCTCCTCACAAGGGACGAGCTACTCTACAGGAGGGCGGTGAGGGAGGGATTGGAGTCCCTCCTCGTAGAGGGCGGAAGCGACGCGGAGATGTTGAGATCAGTCTCCATGAGGTTCAACCTGAAGCTAGACCCTGAGAGATCCAGGTGCCCAATCTGCGGGGCCGAGCTCAAGGCAGCCGATAGAGAGGCTGTCAGGGGTAAGGTTCCAACGAGGACCCTCAAGGCCTACGAGGACTTCTGGATCTGCACCTCCTGCGGCCAGGTATACTGGAAGGGGAGCCACTGGAAGAGTATCCTGGAGATGGTTGAGGAGGCGACGGGCGGGGAAAGGCCCTAA